Proteins found in one Arthrobacter pascens genomic segment:
- the cobA gene encoding uroporphyrinogen-III C-methyltransferase, with amino-acid sequence MQLSIDLTGREVLVTGSDNAARQAVRRYEAAGAVVYRLSTPQGAAHDGPLPERPFLVAAVNDGQPGWDALFDRCRETGIPVAAEPAAGPAGHVTLVGGGPGTTELLTVAAVNALRDADIVFYDRLAPYQELPSLASAELVDVGKKPGHHKVSQGDIEKLMVESALAGKNVVRLKGGDPYVFGRGGEEVAACVAAGVKVRVISGVTSAISVPAAAGIPVTHREVSHMFTVVSGHAPLTAKEHEHLAGLGGTIVVLMGIGTLHQLAAGLRKAGMRHDMPMAVVERGYRPGQRTTIADLGTIVGAASGCTNPAVLVIGEVVRVAEANRGHAEAAADLDRLAASLLGS; translated from the coding sequence ATGCAGCTCAGCATTGATCTCACCGGCCGCGAAGTCCTGGTCACCGGCTCGGACAACGCGGCTCGCCAGGCGGTCCGCCGCTACGAGGCGGCCGGCGCCGTCGTCTACCGGCTCAGCACCCCGCAGGGTGCCGCGCATGACGGCCCGCTGCCCGAACGTCCTTTCCTGGTGGCGGCCGTCAACGACGGCCAGCCCGGCTGGGACGCGCTCTTTGACCGCTGCAGGGAAACCGGCATCCCCGTGGCTGCCGAGCCTGCCGCCGGCCCGGCAGGCCACGTCACCTTGGTGGGCGGCGGCCCGGGCACTACGGAATTGCTGACAGTTGCCGCAGTCAACGCACTGCGCGACGCCGACATTGTGTTCTATGACCGTTTGGCTCCGTACCAGGAGCTGCCGTCCTTGGCCTCGGCCGAACTCGTGGACGTGGGCAAGAAGCCCGGACACCACAAGGTCAGCCAGGGAGACATCGAAAAGCTGATGGTCGAAAGCGCCCTGGCTGGCAAGAACGTTGTGCGCCTTAAGGGCGGTGACCCCTATGTCTTTGGCCGCGGGGGCGAGGAAGTTGCTGCCTGCGTTGCCGCGGGCGTCAAGGTCCGTGTGATCTCCGGCGTCACCAGTGCGATCTCCGTTCCGGCAGCCGCCGGAATTCCTGTAACCCACCGTGAAGTCAGCCACATGTTTACGGTCGTCTCCGGCCATGCGCCGCTCACGGCGAAGGAACACGAGCACCTCGCAGGCCTGGGCGGCACCATTGTGGTGCTGATGGGCATCGGCACCCTGCACCAGCTGGCGGCCGGGCTGCGCAAGGCGGGCATGCGGCACGACATGCCCATGGCCGTGGTGGAACGCGGCTACCGCCCCGGACAGCGGACCACCATCGCGGACCTGGGCACGATTGTGGGCGCGGCCTCCGGCTGCACCAACCCTGCGGTCCTGGTCATCGGCGAGGTGGTTCGGGTGGCTGAAGCCAACCGCGGGCATGCTGAGGCCGCCGCCGACCTGGACAGGCTGGCGGCCTCGCTGCTGGGGTCATGA
- the sufU gene encoding Fe-S cluster assembly sulfur transfer protein SufU, which produces MSLDQLYQQIILDHSKTRHGSGLAETAAPQGASTGQSHQLNPVCGDEVTLRVAVHSGKVAQISWDGEGCSISMASASVLSEMAEGMSVAELHEIIDNFREVLRSRGKIHADPEILGDAAAFEGVSRYAARVKCAMISWVAAEDALNQAS; this is translated from the coding sequence ATGAGCCTTGACCAGCTGTACCAGCAGATCATCCTTGACCATTCCAAAACCCGGCACGGCAGCGGACTTGCCGAAACCGCAGCCCCCCAGGGCGCGTCCACCGGCCAGTCACACCAGCTCAACCCCGTCTGCGGCGATGAAGTCACCCTCCGCGTAGCCGTTCACAGCGGCAAGGTGGCGCAGATCTCCTGGGACGGTGAAGGCTGCTCCATTTCCATGGCGTCGGCGTCCGTCCTGAGCGAGATGGCCGAAGGAATGTCCGTGGCGGAACTGCACGAGATAATCGACAACTTCCGCGAAGTCCTGCGGTCCCGGGGCAAGATCCACGCAGATCCTGAAATCCTGGGGGATGCGGCGGCGTTCGAAGGAGTGTCCCGCTACGCCGCCCGCGTCAAATGCGCCATGATCTCCTGGGTAGCAGCCGAGGACGCCCTGAACCAGGCCTCCTGA
- a CDS encoding FAD-dependent oxidoreductase — MSAPAPSTSISAAPRILIAGAGPAAQALVSQLERARFSGTITLLSNRDDAPEELLELAALPKVSVRFGQPASFIDPDNRRVTTADGMEFSYDQLVIATGSAPVASPVEGANRCLSYSTIDDASRIGEAVKEITRELGRRPLGILVGTGAAAGQAEAVLRARGVRPIRTTVRPASVVASISGLAASGIVFEDGSSMNGDLVVLAEERVPRDGLAASAGLRTAPNGGIVISQDFRTSVPGVWAIGDAAVFDGVRLGLLVAAASAAGACATQLMTAASAGQQVQEAA; from the coding sequence ATGTCCGCTCCGGCACCGTCCACTTCCATCTCCGCAGCTCCCCGCATCCTCATCGCCGGCGCAGGGCCGGCGGCGCAGGCCCTTGTCAGCCAGCTGGAACGCGCCCGGTTCAGTGGAACCATCACCCTACTCAGCAACAGGGACGACGCACCGGAGGAGCTCCTGGAGCTTGCGGCTTTGCCGAAGGTATCGGTCCGGTTCGGCCAGCCGGCCAGCTTCATCGATCCGGACAACCGCCGGGTCACCACGGCGGACGGGATGGAATTCAGCTACGACCAGCTGGTCATCGCCACCGGATCCGCGCCTGTAGCGTCCCCGGTTGAGGGTGCCAACCGGTGCCTGAGCTACTCCACCATCGACGACGCCAGCCGCATCGGCGAGGCAGTCAAGGAAATCACCCGGGAACTGGGCCGGCGGCCCTTGGGGATCCTGGTAGGCACCGGTGCGGCAGCAGGACAGGCAGAGGCGGTGCTCCGCGCACGGGGCGTACGGCCTATCCGCACCACCGTCCGCCCGGCATCGGTGGTGGCTTCCATTTCCGGACTGGCCGCGTCTGGAATCGTCTTTGAGGACGGAAGCAGCATGAACGGTGATCTGGTGGTCCTCGCGGAGGAGAGGGTTCCCCGCGACGGACTCGCTGCCAGCGCAGGGCTCCGGACGGCACCCAACGGTGGCATCGTGATCAGCCAGGACTTCCGGACCTCCGTCCCGGGCGTATGGGCAATCGGCGACGCAGCAGTGTTCGACGGCGTGCGGCTTGGACTACTGGTTGCAGCGGCCTCCGCAGCAGGGGCCTGCGCCACCCAGCTGATGACGGCGGCGTCAGCCGGGCAGCAAGTGCAGGAGGCCGCATAG
- a CDS encoding uroporphyrinogen-III synthase, protein MNALAPAEPPQLEEAPAQEGADSPLEGFRIGVTSHRRSRDLIEALERRGAEVLHAPALKIAPVQEDIRLIEDTRAIIAARPDLCIATTAYGMRRWCEAADSFGIGEELLETLGACRMFVRGPKARGAVRAAGLADVGISSDETTATLVDMLLAEGVRGKTVAVQLHGYTDVRQLERLRMSGATVLTVTPYRWVKPDGEDRLPRLIEAACSGNLDVLTFTSAPAVDAMWSTAHEMGVYKQLIDSLKTNVTTAVVGPVTAQPLIDAGVTPLIPERFRMGALIRLVVEHLALNHVRRLDTRSGNIELRGRSLRIDGKPVELAPAPLLLLRALLGAGGAVLSRESLSDLLELRGSVHALDMTVSRLRSSLPDGRLVETVVKRGYRIRV, encoded by the coding sequence ATGAATGCACTTGCACCGGCCGAACCGCCGCAGCTTGAAGAGGCACCCGCGCAGGAGGGTGCGGATTCCCCGCTGGAGGGCTTCCGCATCGGAGTTACCTCGCACCGGCGCTCCCGGGACCTCATTGAGGCCCTGGAACGCCGCGGCGCAGAGGTACTTCACGCCCCCGCGCTGAAGATCGCCCCGGTGCAGGAGGACATCCGCCTGATCGAGGACACCAGGGCCATCATCGCCGCCCGCCCGGACCTGTGCATCGCTACGACCGCCTACGGCATGCGCCGCTGGTGTGAGGCTGCCGACTCGTTTGGCATCGGCGAGGAACTGCTGGAGACCCTTGGCGCGTGCCGGATGTTTGTCCGCGGGCCCAAAGCCCGCGGCGCCGTCCGTGCGGCTGGCCTTGCCGACGTCGGAATCAGCAGCGACGAAACCACCGCGACACTGGTGGACATGCTGCTCGCCGAAGGCGTACGCGGGAAAACCGTCGCCGTGCAGCTGCACGGCTATACGGACGTCCGGCAGCTGGAGCGACTCCGTATGTCCGGCGCCACCGTTCTGACCGTCACCCCGTACCGCTGGGTCAAGCCCGACGGCGAGGACCGGCTTCCGCGCCTCATCGAGGCGGCCTGCAGCGGCAACCTGGACGTACTGACGTTCACCAGCGCACCCGCTGTGGACGCCATGTGGAGCACCGCGCACGAGATGGGCGTCTACAAGCAGCTCATCGACAGCCTCAAGACAAACGTCACCACCGCGGTGGTGGGCCCCGTGACGGCACAGCCGCTGATCGACGCCGGCGTCACGCCGCTGATTCCTGAGCGGTTCCGCATGGGCGCGCTCATCCGGCTGGTGGTCGAACACCTCGCCCTCAACCATGTCCGGCGGCTGGACACCAGGTCCGGCAACATCGAGCTGCGCGGACGCAGCCTGAGGATCGATGGGAAGCCCGTGGAGCTTGCGCCTGCTCCCCTGCTGCTGCTCCGCGCGCTGCTCGGCGCAGGCGGCGCGGTCCTGTCCCGCGAATCGCTGTCCGACCTGCTGGAACTGCGCGGCTCAGTCCATGCACTGGACATGACTGTCAGCCGCCTCCGCTCGTCGCTGCCGGACGGCCGGCTGGTGGAAACCGTGGTCAAGAGGGGCTACAGGATCCGCGTCTGA
- the mfd gene encoding transcription-repair coupling factor yields MSLNGPSLTGLRRVLAGDQTFARVQAEAARGFAVRGQDYQISAPAGLRAVLLAEMADGLAGFADQDGKRDGGTPAVVLAVTATGREAEDLTAALRAYLPADSVAEFPSWETLPHERLSPRSDTVGRRLSVLRRLAHPESSTAGRLRVVVAPVRAVVQPLVAGLGELVPVTLKVGQEVPFSEVVRSLADAAYARVDMVTHRGEFAVRGGIIDVFPPTEDHPIRVDFFGDEVDQMRWFAVADQRSLSGAGVHHPGELHAPPCREILITPSVMSRAATLKAQLPAAADMLEKIAGGIAVEGMESLAPVLVDAMVPFVEQLPAGSISVVIEPEKVRTRAHDLAATNEEFLEAAWSTASDGGTAPLDLSSQASAALHSASFRSLTETRSSSLAHEVSWWSITSLATDEELLPEVDVLNLHAREPRGYQGDVAEMMDFIGSHVRDQWRIVVATEGPGPAQRLAELFHDADIPCARVDTLDKEPQAGIIEVTTAAVGRGFVLENLKLGLLTEADLLGRTSAGSTKDMRRMPSKRRNAVDPLQLIAGDHVVHEQHGIGRFVELIQRKVAGGGDGVREYLVLEYAPSKRGAPGDRLFVPTDQLDQVTRYVGGDTPVLSKMGGSDWASTKSRARKAVKEIAGELIRLYSARMASRGHAFGQDTPWQRELEEAFPYVETPDQLTTINEVKADMEREIPMDRLVSGDVGYGKTEIAVRAAFKAVQDGKQVAVLVPTTLLAQQHYETFTERFSGFPLRVKALSRFQGTKETKETVEGVKSGSVDVVIGTHRLLSKDFAFKDLGLVIVDEEQRFGVEHKEALKKMRTNVDVLAMSATPIPRTLEMSLTGIRETSTLATPPEERHPVLTYVGPYTDKQSSAAIRRELMREGQVFFVHNRVSTIERTAAKIRELVPEARVEVAHGQMSESRLEQIIVDFWEKRFDVLVCTTIIETGLDISNANTLIVDGAHKYGLSQLHQLRGRVGRGRERAYAYFLYPAEKPLGEVALERLKAVAAHNELGAGMQLAMKDLEIRGAGNLLGGEQSGHIQGVGFDLYIRLVGEAVADYRGDAEEKAAEMKIELPVNAHLPHDYVPGERLRLEAYRKLASALTHEAIDEVLAELVDRYGEPPLPAQNLISVARFRVGAREAGLSDVALQGNFIKFSPAQLPESKLMRLTRMYPGAQSKPALDAVLIPKPKTAKIGGRDLQDAEILDWANGVIRNIFSDAPLTVG; encoded by the coding sequence ATGAGCCTCAACGGCCCCTCTCTCACCGGTTTGCGCCGTGTCCTCGCCGGAGACCAGACCTTCGCCCGTGTCCAGGCCGAAGCCGCCAGGGGTTTCGCTGTCCGAGGCCAGGACTACCAGATCAGTGCGCCTGCAGGATTACGGGCTGTGCTCCTCGCCGAGATGGCGGACGGCCTGGCGGGGTTTGCCGATCAGGATGGTAAGCGCGACGGCGGGACGCCGGCTGTGGTTCTGGCCGTCACCGCCACGGGTCGCGAGGCAGAAGATCTGACTGCGGCCCTCCGGGCTTACTTACCCGCCGATTCGGTGGCCGAATTCCCCAGCTGGGAAACCCTTCCACACGAGCGGCTCTCGCCACGCTCGGACACTGTGGGCCGGCGCTTGTCCGTACTGCGCCGGCTCGCTCACCCGGAAAGCTCGACGGCGGGCCGGCTGCGCGTTGTGGTGGCTCCGGTGCGCGCTGTGGTCCAGCCGCTGGTCGCCGGACTGGGTGAACTGGTTCCGGTCACGCTGAAGGTTGGGCAGGAGGTGCCGTTCTCCGAGGTGGTGCGGAGCCTGGCCGACGCAGCCTATGCCCGGGTGGACATGGTCACTCACCGTGGCGAGTTCGCCGTGCGGGGCGGCATCATTGACGTCTTCCCGCCTACGGAGGACCACCCCATCAGGGTGGACTTCTTCGGCGATGAGGTGGACCAGATGCGCTGGTTCGCCGTGGCAGACCAGCGTTCACTGTCAGGGGCGGGCGTCCACCACCCCGGCGAACTGCACGCCCCGCCCTGCCGCGAAATCCTGATCACGCCGTCGGTCATGTCCCGCGCCGCAACCCTGAAGGCCCAGCTGCCCGCGGCTGCGGACATGTTGGAAAAGATTGCCGGCGGCATCGCAGTGGAAGGGATGGAGTCCCTGGCACCAGTGCTGGTGGACGCGATGGTGCCCTTCGTTGAGCAGCTGCCGGCGGGCTCGATTTCGGTGGTTATCGAGCCGGAGAAGGTCCGCACCCGTGCCCATGACCTCGCCGCGACTAATGAGGAATTCCTGGAAGCGGCGTGGTCCACGGCATCGGACGGCGGAACCGCACCGCTCGACTTGAGCTCCCAGGCATCGGCTGCCCTGCATTCGGCGAGCTTCCGTTCCCTGACCGAGACCCGCAGCTCGTCCCTGGCACATGAGGTGTCATGGTGGTCCATCACGTCGCTGGCTACCGACGAGGAACTGCTGCCGGAGGTCGACGTCCTGAATCTGCACGCCCGGGAACCCCGCGGCTACCAGGGCGATGTGGCTGAAATGATGGACTTCATCGGTTCGCACGTGCGGGACCAGTGGCGGATCGTGGTGGCCACTGAAGGCCCCGGCCCGGCGCAGCGGCTGGCGGAACTGTTCCACGACGCCGACATCCCGTGCGCCCGGGTGGACACGTTGGACAAGGAGCCGCAGGCCGGCATCATCGAGGTGACCACGGCCGCCGTCGGACGCGGTTTTGTCCTGGAGAACCTCAAACTCGGGCTGCTGACGGAGGCGGACCTGCTGGGACGGACCTCCGCGGGGTCAACCAAGGACATGCGGCGCATGCCGTCGAAGCGGCGGAATGCCGTGGATCCGCTGCAGCTCATCGCGGGTGACCACGTGGTGCACGAACAGCACGGAATCGGCCGGTTTGTTGAGCTCATCCAGCGCAAGGTGGCCGGCGGTGGCGACGGTGTGCGCGAATATCTGGTCCTGGAGTATGCACCGTCAAAGCGGGGCGCCCCGGGGGACCGGTTGTTTGTGCCCACCGACCAGCTGGACCAGGTGACCCGTTACGTCGGCGGTGACACCCCCGTGCTCAGCAAGATGGGCGGCTCGGACTGGGCGAGCACCAAATCGAGGGCGCGCAAGGCTGTCAAGGAGATCGCCGGCGAGCTGATCCGGCTGTACTCGGCGCGGATGGCCTCCCGCGGCCACGCGTTCGGTCAGGACACTCCGTGGCAGCGGGAGCTTGAGGAGGCATTCCCCTACGTGGAAACGCCGGACCAGCTGACCACCATCAACGAGGTCAAGGCGGACATGGAGCGCGAGATTCCCATGGACCGGCTTGTCTCCGGCGATGTCGGCTACGGCAAGACGGAGATCGCCGTGCGCGCGGCGTTCAAGGCCGTCCAGGACGGGAAGCAGGTTGCGGTCCTGGTGCCCACCACCCTGCTGGCGCAGCAGCACTACGAGACCTTCACCGAGCGTTTCTCCGGCTTCCCGCTGCGGGTTAAGGCACTGTCCCGTTTCCAAGGGACCAAAGAAACAAAGGAGACCGTGGAGGGGGTCAAGAGCGGCTCCGTGGACGTCGTGATTGGCACCCACCGGCTGCTGTCCAAGGACTTCGCTTTCAAGGATCTCGGCCTGGTGATCGTGGACGAGGAGCAGCGGTTTGGCGTGGAGCACAAGGAAGCGCTCAAGAAGATGCGCACCAACGTGGACGTGCTGGCCATGAGCGCCACGCCTATTCCCAGGACCCTTGAGATGTCACTGACCGGCATCCGGGAGACCTCCACCCTGGCCACGCCGCCGGAGGAGCGGCATCCCGTGCTGACCTATGTGGGGCCGTACACGGACAAGCAGTCCTCCGCAGCCATCCGCCGCGAACTGATGCGTGAAGGCCAGGTGTTTTTTGTCCACAACCGGGTGTCCACCATCGAGCGGACCGCGGCGAAGATCCGTGAACTCGTTCCGGAGGCGCGGGTGGAGGTGGCGCACGGGCAGATGTCCGAAAGCCGGCTGGAGCAGATCATCGTGGACTTCTGGGAGAAGCGATTTGACGTGCTGGTGTGCACCACGATCATCGAAACCGGCCTGGACATTTCCAACGCGAACACGCTCATCGTTGATGGTGCCCACAAATATGGACTGTCCCAGCTGCACCAGCTCCGCGGACGCGTGGGCCGTGGCCGCGAGCGTGCCTATGCCTACTTCCTTTACCCCGCCGAGAAGCCGCTGGGCGAGGTGGCGCTGGAACGGCTCAAGGCCGTTGCTGCGCACAACGAGCTCGGGGCAGGCATGCAGCTGGCAATGAAGGACCTCGAAATCCGCGGTGCGGGCAACCTTTTGGGCGGGGAGCAGTCGGGCCACATCCAGGGCGTGGGCTTCGACCTGTACATCCGCCTGGTGGGCGAGGCCGTGGCGGACTACCGCGGCGACGCGGAGGAAAAGGCCGCCGAGATGAAGATCGAGCTGCCGGTGAACGCGCACCTGCCGCACGACTACGTGCCGGGGGAGCGCCTGCGCCTGGAGGCCTATCGCAAGCTGGCGTCGGCACTGACGCACGAGGCCATCGACGAGGTCCTGGCCGAGCTGGTGGACCGCTACGGCGAGCCGCCCCTGCCGGCGCAGAACCTCATCTCCGTGGCGCGCTTCCGGGTGGGGGCCCGCGAAGCAGGCCTGTCCGACGTGGCGCTGCAGGGCAACTTCATCAAATTCTCGCCGGCGCAGCTGCCGGAATCCAAACTGATGCGCCTGACCCGGATGTACCCCGGCGCCCAGTCCAAGCCTGCGCTGGACGCGGTGCTGATTCCGAAGCCGAAGACCGCAAAAATCGGTGGCCGCGACCTGCAGGACGCCGAGATCCTCGACTGGGCCAACGGGGTCATCCGCAATATTTTCTCCGACGCCCCATTGACAGTCGGTTAG
- the nhaA gene encoding Na+/H+ antiporter NhaA yields MADRPHRPFLAVKVLSRSSYPEYLRISEILRLETVGGALLLVATAAALIWANSPAAAAYFELRDLKVGYEPWHLSLSLGHWASDGLLAIFFFIAGLELKREFVAGELRTFSKAVVPVAAAVGGVAVPAIIYTLINLGQGADSLRGWAIPTATDIAFALAVLAVINTHLPAALRTFLLTLAVVDDLLAIGIIAFFYSSGLQPFLLLAALIPLGLFTLLVQKRVRSWYLLLPLAAATWALVHASGIHATVAGVLLGFAVPVLASRKRGETGAGMAESLEHRLRPLSAGFAVPVFAFFSAGVAIGGLQGFQSALADPVALGIVAALVAGKTIGVFGTTYVLTKTTRAKLDDGLAWIDVAGLALLAGVGFTVSLLIAELSFGSGSTHDDHAKVAILSGSLIAALLATVVLRLRNRHYHAVQEAERSDADGDGVPDLFERKS; encoded by the coding sequence ATGGCGGACCGCCCTCACCGTCCCTTCCTTGCTGTCAAGGTCCTCAGCCGTTCGAGCTACCCCGAGTACTTACGGATCTCCGAGATCCTGCGGCTGGAGACGGTTGGCGGAGCACTGCTCCTGGTGGCCACCGCAGCCGCTTTGATCTGGGCGAACTCGCCGGCGGCCGCAGCCTACTTTGAGCTGCGCGACCTCAAAGTGGGGTATGAACCCTGGCACCTCAGCCTGTCCCTGGGTCATTGGGCCTCAGACGGCCTCTTGGCCATCTTCTTCTTCATCGCCGGTCTGGAGCTCAAACGCGAGTTCGTCGCTGGCGAGCTACGCACTTTTTCCAAGGCAGTGGTTCCGGTGGCCGCGGCGGTGGGCGGCGTGGCCGTCCCCGCCATCATCTATACCCTGATCAACCTGGGCCAGGGAGCTGACAGCCTGCGGGGCTGGGCCATCCCCACAGCCACCGACATTGCCTTTGCCCTGGCGGTACTGGCGGTCATCAACACCCACCTTCCCGCAGCCCTCCGCACGTTTCTGCTGACCCTGGCGGTAGTGGACGACCTGCTTGCCATTGGCATCATCGCCTTCTTCTACTCTTCCGGCCTGCAGCCTTTCCTGCTTCTGGCAGCGCTGATACCGCTGGGCCTGTTCACCCTGCTGGTCCAGAAGAGGGTCCGCAGCTGGTACCTGCTGCTCCCGCTGGCAGCGGCAACCTGGGCGCTTGTCCATGCCTCAGGAATCCACGCCACCGTAGCCGGCGTCCTGCTCGGCTTCGCCGTGCCTGTGCTGGCCTCCAGGAAGCGCGGTGAAACGGGGGCTGGGATGGCCGAATCCCTGGAGCACCGGCTCCGCCCGCTCTCAGCAGGATTCGCCGTGCCGGTGTTTGCCTTCTTCTCGGCGGGCGTGGCCATCGGCGGACTCCAGGGCTTCCAGTCGGCGCTGGCCGATCCTGTGGCACTCGGCATTGTGGCGGCGTTGGTGGCCGGAAAAACGATCGGCGTGTTCGGCACCACCTATGTGCTGACCAAAACAACCAGGGCAAAGCTCGATGATGGCCTCGCCTGGATCGATGTGGCGGGCCTTGCGCTGCTGGCGGGGGTGGGCTTCACCGTCTCACTGCTCATCGCGGAACTGAGCTTCGGATCCGGATCAACGCATGATGACCACGCGAAGGTGGCAATTCTCTCCGGTTCTCTCATCGCTGCCCTGCTGGCCACCGTTGTGCTCCGTCTGCGGAACAGGCACTACCATGCAGTGCAAGAGGCAGAACGGAGCGACGCCGACGGCGACGGCGTGCCTGACCTTTTCGAGCGCAAGTCCTGA
- a CDS encoding SCO4848 family membrane protein → MQLPLFAALILVIAGVWSLVVWPQFLRRVMKDSRARDAAGKATKFLTVHVVLVVVSMVLGAATAVIGITAMLG, encoded by the coding sequence ATGCAGCTCCCCCTGTTCGCGGCCTTGATCCTGGTCATCGCCGGCGTCTGGTCCCTGGTGGTCTGGCCGCAGTTCCTGCGCCGCGTCATGAAGGACTCCAGGGCCCGGGACGCGGCCGGCAAAGCCACCAAGTTCCTCACCGTCCACGTTGTGCTGGTGGTTGTCTCCATGGTTCTGGGCGCCGCCACCGCGGTGATCGGGATTACTGCCATGCTCGGCTAG
- the deoC gene encoding deoxyribose-phosphate aldolase, with translation MSNEATPSVHAAGTGTAGSGSIASFIDHTLLKPEASEADILKVCAEAAEYRFKSVCVNPIWVKTVKTALKGTGVLTCSVIGFPLGASPTDVKTFEARGAVLDGADEIDMVINIAAARAGDKGALVEDIAAVAEAVHASGAILKVIIETALLDDAQKVLACESAVEAGADFVKTSTGFNGGGATAEDVALMRRTVGPDLGVKASGGVRSLADAQAMIAAGATRIGASSGIAIVKGEQGSSAY, from the coding sequence ATGAGCAACGAAGCCACCCCTTCCGTTCACGCTGCCGGAACCGGCACCGCAGGCTCCGGCAGCATCGCTTCCTTCATCGACCACACCCTGCTTAAGCCGGAAGCCAGCGAGGCCGACATCCTCAAGGTGTGCGCCGAAGCCGCCGAGTACCGCTTCAAATCCGTCTGCGTTAACCCGATCTGGGTGAAGACGGTCAAGACGGCGCTCAAGGGAACCGGGGTGCTGACCTGCTCGGTGATCGGTTTCCCGCTGGGTGCCTCACCCACCGATGTGAAGACCTTCGAAGCCCGCGGCGCCGTGCTGGACGGTGCAGACGAAATCGACATGGTCATCAACATTGCCGCCGCACGCGCCGGAGACAAGGGTGCCCTCGTGGAGGACATCGCCGCGGTGGCAGAAGCAGTCCACGCGAGCGGGGCCATCTTGAAGGTCATCATCGAAACCGCGCTCCTTGATGACGCCCAGAAGGTCCTGGCCTGCGAGTCAGCGGTGGAGGCCGGTGCGGACTTCGTGAAAACCTCCACCGGGTTCAACGGCGGCGGTGCCACGGCTGAGGACGTCGCGCTCATGCGGCGGACCGTTGGCCCTGATCTTGGTGTCAAGGCCTCCGGCGGCGTACGGTCCCTGGCCGACGCTCAGGCTATGATTGCTGCAGGTGCAACACGTATTGGTGCCAGCTCCGGGATTGCCATCGTCAAGGGTGAACAGGGTTCATCCGCGTACTGA
- a CDS encoding DUF2505 domain-containing protein, with translation MALSATTTLPHAVGSVAAVFINEDFQRHTSEFVGGTLESFAVAGDPAGAFSTTSVRTLPTTRLPEIARKFVGEKLTVTQVENWDAPAADGSRQSNITLKIAGAPLDVTAVQRLVAEDGSTRVELEGNVTSSVPFLGGKIAEAAEPMVSKALNIQSQQAQAWLESH, from the coding sequence ATGGCACTGAGTGCAACCACCACCCTTCCGCACGCCGTCGGCAGCGTCGCAGCTGTCTTCATCAACGAGGATTTCCAGCGCCACACGAGTGAATTCGTTGGCGGAACCCTGGAATCCTTCGCCGTGGCCGGAGACCCTGCCGGGGCCTTCAGCACCACGTCCGTCCGCACCCTGCCCACCACCCGCCTGCCGGAAATTGCGCGCAAGTTCGTGGGCGAAAAGCTGACAGTAACCCAGGTGGAAAACTGGGACGCCCCGGCCGCTGATGGGTCCCGCCAGAGCAACATCACCCTGAAAATCGCCGGCGCCCCCCTCGATGTAACCGCCGTCCAGCGCCTTGTAGCGGAGGACGGCAGCACCCGCGTTGAGCTGGAAGGAAACGTGACTTCGTCCGTGCCCTTCCTCGGCGGCAAGATTGCTGAAGCGGCGGAGCCCATGGTGTCCAAAGCACTGAACATCCAATCGCAACAGGCGCAGGCCTGGCTCGAAAGCCACTGA
- a CDS encoding metal-dependent hydrolase: MGGHHAASGAAAWVAIASTGPYTFGWYPLDATGILIGGMATAGTALVCDWDHRHSTVAQSLPPLSNVIAVGIENASGGHRQGTHSVLGAVFFVVLATMAGQIQLQTDWGLLSVGAGLLCMFMINIAAKALKLFPKSGFVSNWIFALTMAGLVTWFAPDQWTWLPVSMLTGVVVHIVGDMITTGGVPLLWPIVIKPPRFLRKLPVLNDVWKANGAFSLPLLGRAGSRREWLVLIPVSAYAMVGMSVAAWALAQAHFPAALALGSTVVSSLFGAG; encoded by the coding sequence ATGGGAGGACACCACGCCGCGTCTGGGGCCGCGGCGTGGGTGGCTATTGCCTCAACCGGGCCCTACACCTTCGGCTGGTATCCGCTGGATGCCACCGGCATCCTGATCGGCGGCATGGCAACGGCCGGAACCGCGCTGGTGTGCGACTGGGACCACCGCCACAGCACCGTGGCCCAGTCGCTGCCGCCACTGTCCAACGTGATCGCGGTTGGCATTGAAAACGCCAGCGGCGGTCACCGGCAGGGAACGCACTCGGTGCTCGGGGCGGTGTTCTTCGTCGTGCTGGCCACTATGGCGGGCCAGATCCAGCTGCAGACCGACTGGGGCCTGCTGTCGGTGGGCGCCGGCCTGCTGTGCATGTTCATGATCAACATTGCCGCCAAGGCGCTGAAGCTGTTCCCGAAATCAGGTTTCGTCAGCAACTGGATCTTCGCCCTGACGATGGCCGGGCTGGTCACCTGGTTCGCGCCGGACCAGTGGACCTGGCTCCCGGTCTCGATGCTGACCGGAGTGGTGGTTCATATCGTGGGGGACATGATCACCACCGGGGGAGTGCCGCTGCTGTGGCCGATCGTGATCAAGCCACCCAGGTTCTTGCGGAAACTGCCCGTGCTCAATGACGTGTGGAAGGCCAACGGCGCATTTTCCCTGCCGCTGCTGGGCAGGGCCGGCTCCCGGCGCGAGTGGCTGGTGCTGATCCCCGTGAGTGCCTACGCCATGGTGGGCATGTCCGTGGCCGCTTGGGCGCTGGCGCAGGCGCATTTTCCTGCCGCACTCGCGCTCGGAAGCACAGTGGTCAGCAGCCTGTTCGGCGCTGGCTGA